Proteins encoded by one window of Seriola aureovittata isolate HTS-2021-v1 ecotype China chromosome 4, ASM2101889v1, whole genome shotgun sequence:
- the LOC130168083 gene encoding extracellular calcium-sensing receptor-like codes for MGRQLGLRVGLQVVQTVTCSRLGTSIDQGLFQDGDVVIGGLFSLYYKPPAIDHDFTQLPDYKSCTGLENLPLQYVYAMVFALEEINHSTTLLPGVKLGYHIHDSCAIPLWALQATLSLVGGDSTSCNSAAQLEYSAGYGAEVGQRRGDLPVPLVIGGDSSVTAKILSRILGPLSVPLMSYTASCPCLSDRRQFPNFFRTMPSDIYQARAIAHLAVNFNWTWIGAVVANNDYGLMAIKIFQEETQGAGVCLAFVETLRRENIMSDARRAALTIQASTARVILIFTWYTDVRELFLQLTKINVTDRQFLASEAWSTSGDLLQNPSTSKVASGVLGVAIRSSAIPGFENYLRNLNPFRRPDEKFLREFWEKMFSCSPGATPFSSYTTSPSYGSRLLQKTSLPLCNGTESLERVQNLFTDTSQLRVTYNVYLAVYAAAHALHNLLSCPDSNSPPGNNSCSYPKHIKPIEVLQYLNNVNFTTPQGEMFYFQGADIPAKYDLVNWQNTPKGQLKLVLVGRVDGFDLHLNESAIQWSTGSSRVPVSVCSESCRPGTRMATKKGEPVCCFDCIPCAEGEISNKTDSPHCERCPSEFWSNAERTACIPRQLDFLSFNETLGITLTTVAVSGATVTTAVFVVFLYYRQTPMVRANNSELSFLLLLSLKLCFLCSLVFIGRPSVWACRFQQAAFGISFVLCVSCLKVKTIVVLAAFRSARPGGEALMKWFGPGQQRGSVCLFTCIQVFICIIWLSLSPPVPQPDFEIPGLKVTLKCAMASVVGFSLVLGYIGLLACTSLLLAFLARKLPDNFNEAKLITFSMLIFCAVWVAFVPAYVSSPGKYAVAVEIFAILASSYGLLFCIFAPKCFIILLRPEKNTKKHLMAR; via the exons ATGGGCCGACAGTTAGGTCTCAGGGTGGGGTTGCAGGTGGTTCAGACAGTGACTTGTTCTCGGTTGGGTACATCGATCGACCAGGGTCTGTTCCAGGATGGAGATGTAGTTATTGGTGGGCTCTTCAGTCTTTATTACAAGCCTCCAGCTATAGACCACGACTTCACTCAGCTGCCGGACTACAAATCTTGCACTGG TTTGGAAAATCTTCCATTGCAGTACGTATATGCAATGGTGTTTGCACTGGAAGAAATCAATCATAGTACAACGCTGCTACCAGGTGTGAAGTTGGGCTACCACATTCATGATAGCTGTGCCATACCCCTTTGGGCTTTGCAGGCAACACTGTCACTGGTTGGAGGAGACAGCACCAGCTGTAATTCAGCAGCCCAGCTAGAATATTCTGCTGGGTATGGAGCTGAAGTCGGACAAAGAAGAG GTGATCTGCCTGTTCCTTTGGTCATTGGCGGTGACTCATCTGTAACAGCCAAGATACTCTCCAGAATCCTGGGGCCACTCTCTGTGCCTTTA atGAGCTATACAGCTAGCTGCCCTTGTCTAAGTGACAGGCGCCAATTTCCCAATTTCTTCAGAACCATGCCCAGTGATATTTATCAAGCCCGTGCAATTGCCCACCTTGCCGTAAACTTCAACTGGACCTGGATCGGAGCAGTTGTGGCAAACAATGATTATGGCCTAATGGCAATAAAG ATATTTCAGGAGGAGACTCAGGGGGCAGGGGTGTGTCTGGCATTTGTAGAAACTCTCCGAAGGGAAAACATCATGAGTGATGCCAGAAGAGCAGCACTCACAATTCAGGCATCGACTGCTCGAGTGATTCTGATCTTTACCTGGTATACAGATGTGAGGGAACTGTTTCTGCAACTAACCAAGATAAAT GTGACTGACAGACAGTTTCTGGCCAGTGAGGCTTGGAGCACCAGTGGGGATCTTCTCCAAAATCCTTCTACTTCTAAAGTGGCAAGTGGTGTTCTTGGTGTGGCCATTAGAAGTTCAGCTATACCTGGATTTGAAAATTATCTCAGAAACCTGAACCCATTTCGTCGTCCTGATGAGAAATTCTTAAGAGAATTTtgggaaaaaatgttttcttgtagTCCTGGGGCCACCCCTTTTTCTTCATACACCACTTCACCATCTTATGGAAGCAGGTTGCTTCAAAAGACTTCTCTGCCGCTCTGCAATGGCACAGAGTCCCTGGAGAGAGTGCAGAATCTCTTTACTGACACCTCCCAGCTAAGGGTGACGTATAATGTCTACCTCGCTGTTTATGCTGCAGCCCACGCCCTTCACAACCTTCTCTCATGCCCCGATAGTAACAGCCCTCCTGGAAACAACAGCTGCTCCTATCCAAAACATATCAAACCCATAGAG GTACTGCAGTACTTGAACAACGTGAACTTCACCACACCCCAGGGTGAAATGTTTTACTTCCAAGGGGCTGACATTCCAGCAAAATACGACCTTGTCAACTGGCAGAACACTCCTAAAGGGCAACTCAAACTCGTTCTCGTTGGTCGCGTGGATGGGTTTGATCTGCACCTTAACGAATCAGCTATTCAGTGGAGCACAGGATCCAGTCGG GTTCCTGTTTCAGTGTGCAGTGAGAGCTGCCGCCCAGGTACCCGCATGGCAACCAAGAAAGGGGAACCTGTCTGCTGCTTTGACTGTATCCCATGTGCTGAAGGGGAGATTAGCAATAAAACTG ATTCCCCTCACTGTGAGCGTTGTCCATCTGAGTTCTGGTCCAATGCTGAACGAACTGCCTGCATCCCTCGACAGCTGGACTTCCTTTCCTTTAATGAAACCTTGGGCATTACCCTAACTACAGTCGCTGTGTCTGGTGCCACCGTgacaacagctgtgtttgtggtttttctcTACTACCGTCAAACACCAATG GTGCGAGCCAACAACTCAGAACTGAgctttctgcttcttctgtcGCTGAAGCTCTGCTTCCTGTGCTCGCTGGTGTTCATCGGTCGTCCATCAGTCTGGGCTTGTCGGTTCCAGCAGGCCGCTTTTGGGATCAgctttgtactttgtgtttcctGCCTCAAAGTCAAAACCATAGTGGTTCTGGCAGCTTTTCGCTCAGCTCGGCCTGGTGGTGAGGCCTTGATGAAGTGGTTTGGTCCAGGCCAGCAAAGAGGAAGTGTCTGCCTTTTCACCTGTATACAG GTTTTCATCTGTATTATTTGGCTATCGCTCAGCCCCCCAGTGCCTCAACCTGACTTCGAAATCCCAGGATTAAAGGTCACCCTGAAGTGTGCCATGGCTTCTGTGGTGGGCTTCTCTCTTGTTCTGGGCTACATTGGCCTTCTGGCCTGCACCAGCCTCCTCTTGGCCTTTCTTGCTCGGAAACTCCCAGACAACTTCAATGAGGCCAAACTGATCACCTTCAGCATGCTGATCTTCTGTGCTGTCTGGGTGGCTTTTGTTCCTGCTTATGTTAGTTCTCCAGGAAAATATGCAGTTGCTGTGGAGATTTTTGCAATTCTCGCATCTAGCTATGGTTTACTGTTCTGTATCTTTGCTCCAAAGTGTTTCATCATTCTTTTAAGGCCTGAGAAAAATACTAAGAAACACCTGATGGCCAGGTAG
- the LOC130167880 gene encoding extracellular calcium-sensing receptor-like, with product MHRAGDVVLGGLFEIHFFSTHPDLSFTSQPQQPTCHGFDVLGFRQAQTMAFAIDEINRNSNLLPNVTLGYSLYDNCLQLGIGFRAALSLTSGQEEQVTLHETCVGTPPVLGIVGDSSSTRSIAISTVLGLYRVPMVSYFATCSCLSDRQKFPSFFRTIPSDSFQVRAMIQILKHFGWTWAGLLISDDDYGLHAARSFQSDLGPSGGGCLAYLEVLPWSENPAEIKRIVDVMRESTAHVVIVFAHESHMIDLMEEVVRQNVTGLQWIASEAWTSAAVLQTPHLMPYLGGTLGIAIRRGEIPGLREFMLEIRPDLHHNNSYGNNMVNQFWEYTFRCRFAPPPAGWVEAGGALCTGHEDLDNMESEFLDILNLRPEYNVYKAVYALAYALDDMMQCEPGRGPFSGNSCGNLQGLEPWQLVYYLEKVNFTTPFGDQVSFDENGDVLPIYDIMNWLWLPGGRTKVQNVGEVKKSALKGEELTLDEDKIFWNFESKEPPRSVCSESCPPGTRMARKKGEPECCFDCIPCSEGKISNKTDSMECISCPEDFWSSPQRDHCVPKKTEFLSYHEPLGICLTTASLLGTFICAVVLGIFIYHRKTPIVRANNSELSFQLLLSLKLCFLCSLLFIGRPKLWTCQLRHAAFGISFVLCVSCILVKTMVVLTVFKASKPGGEASLKWFGAVQQRGTVLVLTSVQAAICTAWLVSASPAPHKNTQYHNDKIVYECVVGSTIGFAVLLGYIGLLAILSFLIAFLARNLPDSFNEAKLITFSMLIFCAVWVAFVPAYISSPGKYADAVEVFAILASSFGLLLALFGPKCYIILLRPERNTKKAIMGRGTES from the exons ATGCACAGGGCTGGAGATGTGGTCCTAGGTGGACTGTTTGAAATTCACTTTTTCTCTACCCATCCTGACCTGTCTTTCACATCACAGCCACAACAGCCTACCTGCCATGG ttttgaTGTTCTAGGATTCAGACAGGCCCAGACCATGGCTTTTGCTATTGATGAGATCAACAGAAACTCCAACCTGCTACCTAATGTGACTCTGGGATACAGTCTGTATGATAACTGCCTCCAACTAGGAATTGGATTCCGTGCAGCATTGTCATTAACCAGTGGTCAAGAGGAGCAAGTTACATTACATGAGACCTGTGTAGGAACCCCTCCAGTCCTTGGGATTGTGGGTGATTCTTCCTCTACGCGTTCTATTGCAATCTCCACTGTCTTAGGTTTGTACAGAGTGCCTATG GTGAGTTATTTTGCCACATGTTCCTGCCTGAGTGACCGGCAAAAGTTTCCATCCTTCTTTAGGACGATCCCAAGTGATTCTTTCCAG GTGCGTGCTATGATTCAGATTCTAAAACACTTTGGCTGGACTTGGGCAGGTCTGCtgatcagtgatgatgattatggACTCCACGCTGCCCGATCCTTCCAATCTGACCTGGGTCCATCTGGTGGAGGTTGTCTGGCTTACTTAGAGGTTTTGCCCTGGAGTGAAAACCCAGCTGAAATAAAGAGGATTGTGGATGTGATGAGGGAGTCCACAGCTCATGTGGtcattgtgtttgcacatgAAAGTCACATGATTGACCTCATGGAAGAG GTGGTGAGGCAGAATGTGACAGGCCTGCAGTGGATAGCCAGTGAAGCGTGGACATCAGCTGCTGTGCTCCAGACCCCCCACCTCATGCCGTACCTGGGTGGAACACTGGGCATTGCCATCCGTCGAGGAGAAATACCAGGACTCAGGGAATTCATGTTAGAAATACGTCCTGACCTACACCACAATAACAGCTATGGAAATAACATG gtAAATCAGTTTTGGGAATATACATTTCGGTGTAGATTTGCACCACCTCCAGCAGGTTGGGTGGAGGCTGGAGGAGCATTATGCACTGGACATGAAGATCTAGACAATATGGAGAGTgagtttttggacattttaaatcTCAGGCCAGAGTACAATGTGTATAAGGCTGTGTATGCTCTGGCATATGCTCTTGATGACATGATGCAGTGTGAGCCAGGGAGAGGGCCTTTCAGCGGGAACAGCTGTGGTAATTTGCAAGGACTGGAGCCATGGCAG CTTGTGTATTACTTGGAAAAGGTCAACTTCACCACACCATTTGGTGATCAAGTGTCATTTGATGAGAATGGTGATGTCTTACCAATCTATGATATCATGAACTGGCTGTGGCTCCCGGGTGGACGAACTAAAGTTCAGAATGTGGGTGAGGTTaaaaaatctgctttaaaaGGTGAAGAACTCACACTTGATGAAGATAAAATCTTCTGGAACTTTGAATCCAAAGAG CCCCCCCGGTCAGTGTGCAGTGAGAGCTGTCCTCCTGGTACCCGCATGGCCAGAAAGAAGGGGGAACCTGAGTGTTGTTTTGACTGCATCCCTTGTTCTGAGGGAAAAATCAGCAATAAGACTG ACTCCATGGAGTGCATCAGTTGTCCAGAGGATTTCTGGTCCAGCCCCCAGCGTGACCACTGTGTTCCCAAGAAAACAGAGTTCCTCTCCTACCATGAGCCTCTGGGAATCTGCTTGACAACAGCCTCATTGCTGGGCACATTTATCTGTGCTGTTGTCCTAGGGATCTTTATCTATCATCGCAAAACACCTATAGTACGTGCCAACAATTCAGAACTTAGTTTCCAGCTATTGTTGTCACTTAAActatgtttcctgtgttcactgctgtttatcGGACGACCCAAACTGTGGACATGTCAGCTGAGACATGCAGCATTTGGCATCagctttgtgctttgtgtttcatgCATCCTGGTGAAAACAATGGTGGTTCTGACTGTGTTCAAGGCCTCTAAGCCAGGAGGCGAAGCCAGTCTGAAGTGGTTTggtgctgtgcagcagagagggacagtTCTGGTTCTTACTTCTGTTCAAGCAGCAATCTGTACTGCCTGGCTTGTTTCTGCTTCACCAGCACCTCATAAAAACACCCAATACCACAATGACAAGATAGTTTATGAGTGTGTAGTCGGGTCCACAATTGGTTTTGCAGTGTTACTGGGTTATATTGGCTTACTGGCTATACTCAGTTTTCTCATTGCATTTCTGGCAAGGAATCTTCCAGACAGTTTCAATGAGGCCAAACTCATCACTTTCAGCATGTTGATCTTCTGTGCTGTGTGGGTGGCCTTTGTCCCTGCTTATATCAGCTCACCAGGCAAATATGCAGATGCAGTGGAGGTATTTGCCATCCTGGCCTCCAGTTTTGGCCTCTTGTTGGCGCTGTTTGGACCCAAATGTTACATCATCCTGCTGAGACCAGAGAGAAACACGAAGAAAGCTATTATGGGTCGAGGAACTGAGTCATAA
- the LOC130167742 gene encoding extracellular calcium-sensing receptor-like encodes MSIWLITLWSRSAPSLLLVGLLGRQLGLRVGLQDVQTVACSRWGAPRSQGLFQDGDVVIGGLFIMHYQPPATEHDFTQLPHYKPCSGLDHAPLQYVYAMVFAVEEINHSTMLLPGVKLGYHIFDSCGQVPWALPAALSLVGGGSTSCYSTEYPEFSAGYGEEIEDRGGDQAVPLIIGGASSVTAQILSSTLGQLSVPLISYLASCPCLSDRLRYPNFFRTIPSDIYQARAVAHLAINFNWTWIGAVVANNDYGLMAIKIFQEETQGAGVCLAFVETLRRENIMSDARRAALTIQASTARVILIFTWYTDVRELFLQLTKINVTDRQFLASEAWSTSGDLLQNPSTSKVANGVLGVAIRSSSIPGFENYLKNLHPIHHPGDEFLREIWEAEFGCIPWATSLFSYVTTTKWPSHPSNNITSSPAMSVLKASLSPCNGTESLERVQNLFTDTSQLRVTYNVYLAVYAAAHALHNLLSCPDSNSPSGNNSSTCSSPNNIKPTELLQYLNNVNFTTPQGEMFYFQGADIPAKYDLVNWQSTPEGALKLVLIGRVDGFDLHLNESAIQWSTGSSQVPISVCSESCPPGTRMASRKGEPVCCFDCIPCAEGEISNKTDSPHCERCPLEFWSNAKRTACIPRQLDFLSFNETLGITLTTFAVSGATVTTAVFVVFLYYRQTPMVRANNSELSFLLLLSLKLCFLCSLVFIGRPSVWACRFQQAAFGISFVLCVSCLKVKTIVVLAAFRSARPGAEALIRWFGPGQQRGSVCFLTCIQVIICAIWLSLSPPVPRRDLGFQGLKVTLECAMTSVVGFSLVLGYIGLLACTCLILAFLARKLPDNFNEAKLITFSMLIFCAVWVAFVPAYVSSPGKYTVAVEIFAILASSYGLLFCIFAPKCFIILLRPEKNTKKHLMAR; translated from the exons ATGTCTATATGGCTCATCACACTGTGGTCCCGCTCAGCCCCATCCCTGCTCCTTGTGGGGCTTTTGGGCCGACAGCTGGGGCTCAGGGTGGGACTGCAGGATGTCCAGACAGTGGCTTGTTCTCGGTGGGGTGCACCGCGTAGCCAGGGTCTGTTCCAGGACGGAGATGTAGTTATTGGTGGGCTCTTTATAATGCATTACCAACCTCCAGCTACAGAGCATGACTTCACTCAGCTGCCACACTACAAACCTTGTTCTGG TTTAGATCATGCTCCATTGCAGTATGTATATGCTATGGTGTTTGCAGTGGAGGAAATCAATCATAGTACAATGCTGCTACCAGGTGTGAAACTGGGCTACCACATTTTTGATAGTTGTGGCCAAGTGCCATGGGCTCTCCCGGCAGCGCTGTCGCTGGTTGGAGGAGGCAGCACCAGCTGTTATTCAACAGAGTATCCAGAGTTTTCTGCTGGGTATGGAGAGGAAATCGAAGACAGGGGAG GTGATCAAGCTGTTCCCCTGATCATCGGTGGTGCTTCATCCGTAACAGCGCAGATACTCTCCAGTACCCTGGGGCAACTCTCTGTACCTTTA atTAGCTACTTAGCAAGCTGCCCCTGTCTGAGCGACAGGCTCCGATATCCTAACTTCTTCAGGACCATCCCCAGTGATATTTATCAAGCCCGTGCAGTTGCCCACCTTGCTATAAACTTCAATTGGACCTGGATCGGAGCAGTGGTGGCAAACAATGATTATGGCCTAATGGCAATAAAG ATATTTCAGGAGGAGACTCAGGGGGCAGGGGTGTGTCTGGCATTTGTAGAAACTCTCCGAAGGGAAAACATCATGAGTGATGCCAGAAGAGCAGCACTCACAATTCAGGCATCGACTGCTCGAGTGATTCTGATCTTTACCTGGTATACAGATGTGAGGGAACTGTTTCTGCAACTAACCAAGATAAAT GTGACTGACAGACAGTTTCTGGCCAGTGAGGCTTGGAGCACCAGTGGGGATCTTCTCCAAAATCCTTCTACTTCTAAAGTGGCAAATGGTGTTCTTGGTGTGGCCATTAGAAGTTCATCTATACCTGGATTTGAAAATTATCTCAAAAATTTGCATCCAATTCATCATCCTGGTGATGAGTTTTTAAGGGAAATCTGGGAAGCCGAGTTTGGGTGCATACCTTGGGCCACATCTCTCTTTTCATATGTAACCACTACAAAATGGCCTAGTCACCCATCAAATAACATTACTTCATCTCCTGCCATGTCTGTTCTGAAAGCTTCATTATCACCCTGCAATGGCACAGAGTCCCTGGAGAGAGTACAGAATCTCTTTACTGACACCTCCCAGCTAAGAGTGACGTATAATGTCTACCTCGCTGTTTATGCTGCAGCCCACGCCCTTCACAATCTTCTCTCCTGCCCCGATAGTAACAGCCCTTCTGGAAACAACAGCTCCACCTGTTCCTCTCCAAATAACATCAAACCCACTGAG CTGTTGCAGTATTTGAACAACGTGAACTTCACCACACCACAgggtgaaatgttttatttccaaGGAGCCGACATTCCAGCAAAGTATGACCTTGTCAACTGGCAGAGCACTCCTGAGGGGGCACTGAAACTAGTTTTGATTGGTCGTGTGGATGGGTTTGATCTCCACCTTAATGAATCAGCTATTCAGTGGAGCACAGGATCCAGTCAG GTACCCATTTCAGTGTGCAGTGAGAGCTGCCCCCCAGGCACCCGAATGGCCAGCAGGAAAGGGGAACCTGTCTGCTGCTTTGACTGTATCCCATGTGCTGAAGGGGAGATTAGCAATAAAACTG ATTCCCCTCACTGTGAGCGTTGTCCATTGGAGTTCTGGTCTAATGCTAAACGAACTGCCTGCATCCCTCGCCAGCTGGACTTCCTTTCCTTTAATGAAACCTTGGGCATTACCCTAACTACATTCGCTGTATCTGGTGCCACCGTgacaacagctgtgtttgtggtttttctcTACTACCGTCAAACACCTATG GTGCGAGCCAACAACTCAGAACTGAGCTTTCTACTTCTTCTGTCGCTGAAGCTCTGCTTCCTGTGCTCGCTGGTGTTCATCGGTCGTCCATCAGTCTGGGCTTGTCGGTTCCAGCAGGCAGCTTTTGGGATCAgctttgtactttgtgtttcctGCCTCAAAGTCAAAACCATTGTGGTTTTGGCAGCGTTTCGCTCAGCTCGGCCTGGTGCTGAGGCCTTGATCAGGTGGTTTGGTCCAGGCCAACAGAGAGGAAGTGTCTGCTTTCTTACTTGTATACAG GTTATCATCTGTGCCATATGGCTGTCCCTCAGTCCCCCTGTGCCCCGACGTGATCTGGGTTTCCAAGGGTTAAAGGTCACCCTGGAGTGCGCCATGACCTCTGTGGTGGGTTTCTCTCTGGTCCTGGGTTATATTGGCCTTCTGGCCTGCACCTGCCTCATACTGGCGTTTCTTGCTCGGAAACTCCCCGACAACTTCAATGAGGCAAAACTGATAACCTTCAGCATGCTGATCTTCTGTGCTGTCTGGGTGGCCTTTGTCCCAGCTTACGTTAGCTCTCCTGGGAAATACACAGTTGCTGTGGAGATTTTTGCCATCCTGGCCTCTAGCTATGGtttactgttttgtatttttgctccaaaatgtttcattattctTTTGAGGCCTGAGAAAAACACTAAGAAACACCTGATGGCCAGATAG